A stretch of Sphingomonas sp. JUb134 DNA encodes these proteins:
- a CDS encoding CgeB family protein: protein MKIAYFTHSLLSCWNHGNAHFLRGVLRELIARGHDVRTLEPEGNWSLANLLADGGEAGLEPYRTAYPELSSQSFAPGTDPVELVDDAELVIVHEWNDPALVAAIGDLRKRGGRFTLLFHDTHHRAVSDPDAIRAFDLSGYDGVLAFGETLSEVYRRWGWEGRVWTWHEAADTRHFHPPVHEGTREGLVWIGNWGDGERTQELEDFLFRPANAAGLPLDIYGVRYPDEAKAMLASHGARYRGWAPNAKAPEIFARHLATVHVPRRYYATILPGIPTIRVFEALACGLPLVSAPWEDAEGLFRPGTDYLVARDGAEMTRHLTALRDDPDLRASLAAAGLETIRARHTCAHRVDELLAVVATLGAPQVERNVA from the coding sequence ATGAAGATCGCCTATTTCACCCATTCGCTGCTGTCGTGCTGGAACCACGGCAACGCCCATTTCCTGCGCGGCGTGCTGCGCGAGCTGATCGCGCGCGGTCACGATGTCCGCACGCTGGAACCGGAAGGCAATTGGAGTCTCGCAAACCTGCTCGCCGACGGTGGCGAGGCGGGGCTGGAGCCCTATCGCACCGCCTATCCGGAGCTGTCGTCGCAGAGCTTTGCGCCCGGCACCGATCCGGTCGAGCTGGTCGACGATGCCGAGCTGGTGATCGTCCACGAGTGGAACGACCCTGCGCTCGTCGCCGCCATCGGCGACCTGCGCAAGCGCGGCGGCCGCTTCACCCTCTTGTTCCACGACACCCACCACCGCGCCGTGAGCGATCCCGACGCGATCCGCGCCTTCGATCTCTCCGGCTATGACGGCGTGCTCGCGTTCGGTGAGACGCTGTCGGAGGTCTATCGCCGCTGGGGCTGGGAAGGACGCGTCTGGACCTGGCACGAGGCCGCGGACACCCGCCACTTCCACCCGCCCGTGCACGAAGGCACGCGCGAGGGGCTGGTGTGGATCGGCAACTGGGGCGACGGCGAGCGGACGCAGGAGCTGGAGGACTTCCTCTTCCGCCCGGCCAATGCCGCGGGCCTGCCGCTCGACATCTACGGCGTGCGCTACCCGGACGAGGCCAAGGCGATGCTTGCCTCGCACGGCGCGCGCTATCGCGGCTGGGCACCTAATGCCAAGGCGCCGGAAATCTTCGCCCGCCACCTCGCCACCGTGCACGTGCCGCGTCGTTACTACGCGACGATCCTGCCCGGCATCCCCACCATCCGCGTGTTCGAGGCGCTCGCCTGCGGGCTGCCTTTGGTGTCGGCGCCGTGGGAGGATGCCGAGGGGCTGTTCCGCCCCGGCACCGACTATCTCGTCGCCCGCGACGGCGCCGAGATGACCCGCCACCTGACGGCGTTGCGCGACGATCCCGACCTGCGCGCGAGCCTCGCCGCCGCCGGGCTGGAGACGATCCGCGCCCGGCACACCTGCGCCCACCGCGTCGACGAGCTGCTCGCCGTCGTCGCGACCCTCGGCGCCCCGCAAGTTGAGAGGAACGTGGCGTGA
- a CDS encoding glycosyltransferase family protein, producing the protein MKIAFYGSSLVSSYWNGAATYYRGILRDLAQRGYQISFYEPDAFDRQKHRDIDAPDWARSVVYPATEEAMRGVLAEAADADIVVKANGVGVFDRELLEGIVEHAAPQALKIFWDVDAAATLDEMRADADHPVRRALPDLDAVFTYGGGPPVVNAYKGFGAADCVPVYNALDPTTHFPVEPDPRFACDLAFLGNRLPDREARVEEFFLKAAARLPEQQFLIGGNGWETKAMPGNVRHRGHVYTAEHNAFNCTPRAVLNVARDSMANVGFSPATRVFEAAGAAACLITDAWEGIEQFLIPNEEVLVARDGQDVADHLAALTPERAQAIGQAALKRVLAEHTYTLRGAQVDQLFQAHAERQREVA; encoded by the coding sequence GTGAAGATCGCCTTCTACGGATCCAGCCTCGTGTCGTCCTATTGGAACGGTGCGGCCACCTATTATCGCGGCATCCTGCGCGACCTGGCGCAGCGCGGCTACCAGATCAGCTTCTACGAGCCCGACGCCTTCGACCGGCAGAAGCATCGCGACATCGACGCACCCGATTGGGCACGCTCGGTGGTCTACCCGGCGACCGAAGAGGCGATGCGCGGCGTCCTTGCCGAAGCGGCCGACGCCGACATCGTCGTCAAGGCGAACGGCGTCGGCGTGTTCGATCGCGAGCTGCTGGAGGGCATCGTCGAGCATGCCGCGCCGCAGGCGCTCAAGATCTTCTGGGACGTCGACGCGGCTGCCACGCTCGACGAGATGCGCGCCGACGCGGACCATCCTGTGCGCCGCGCGCTGCCGGACCTCGATGCGGTGTTCACCTATGGCGGCGGCCCGCCGGTTGTGAACGCGTACAAGGGCTTCGGCGCCGCCGACTGCGTGCCGGTCTACAATGCGCTCGACCCGACGACCCATTTTCCGGTCGAGCCCGACCCCCGCTTCGCCTGCGATCTCGCGTTCCTCGGCAACCGCCTTCCGGACCGTGAAGCGCGCGTGGAGGAGTTCTTCCTCAAGGCCGCCGCGCGCTTGCCGGAGCAGCAATTCCTGATCGGCGGCAACGGCTGGGAGACCAAGGCGATGCCCGGCAACGTCCGCCACCGCGGCCACGTCTACACGGCCGAGCACAACGCCTTCAACTGCACGCCACGCGCGGTGCTGAACGTGGCGCGCGACAGCATGGCCAACGTCGGCTTCTCGCCCGCGACCCGCGTCTTTGAAGCGGCGGGCGCTGCCGCCTGCCTCATCACCGACGCCTGGGAAGGCATCGAGCAGTTCCTGATCCCCAACGAGGAAGTGCTGGTCGCGCGTGACGGCCAGGACGTGGCCGACCATCTCGCGGCGCTTACGCCAGAACGCGCGCAGGCGATCGGCCAAGCGGCGCTCAAGCGCGTGCTCGCCGAGCACACCTACACGCTGCGCGGCGCGCAGGTGGACCAGCTGTTCCAAGCGCATGCCGAGCGGCAGCGGGAAGTCGCATGA
- a CDS encoding CgeB family protein, whose protein sequence is MKLVVLGLSLSSSWGNGHATTFRALLKAYAARGHDILFLERDVPWYASHRDHVDPDYCRLKFYADLDGLDAWREEIAGADAVIVGSYVPEGVAVARYVQQVAEGVTAFYDIDTPVTLAKLERGDFEYLSPEVIPGYDLYLSFTGGPTLERLERTYGSPAARAFYCSVDPALYAPTGTEKRWDLSYLGTYSDDRQPTLERLLIEPARALPHRRFVVAGPQYPDTIDWPANVERIDHLPPSEHADFYSASRFTLNVTRADMIAAGWSPSVRLFEAGACGTPIVSDRWEGIEDLFAPGREILLADDGAAVIAAIEGADAAAMGEAARARVLDAHTAAHRAAELELHLTEAAARQVPQSALAGAA, encoded by the coding sequence ATGAAGCTCGTCGTCCTCGGCCTCTCGCTGTCGTCCTCGTGGGGCAACGGCCATGCCACCACCTTCCGCGCGCTGCTCAAGGCTTACGCCGCGCGCGGTCACGACATCCTGTTCCTGGAGCGGGACGTGCCCTGGTATGCGTCGCATCGCGACCACGTCGATCCCGACTATTGCCGGCTGAAATTCTACGCCGATCTGGACGGGCTGGACGCCTGGCGCGAGGAGATCGCGGGCGCCGATGCGGTGATCGTCGGCTCCTATGTGCCGGAGGGCGTAGCGGTCGCCCGCTATGTCCAGCAGGTCGCTGAGGGCGTCACCGCCTTCTACGACATCGACACGCCGGTGACGCTCGCGAAGCTCGAACGCGGCGACTTCGAATATCTCTCGCCGGAGGTCATCCCCGGCTACGACCTCTACCTGTCGTTCACCGGCGGGCCGACGCTGGAGCGGCTCGAGCGCACCTATGGATCGCCGGCGGCGCGTGCCTTCTACTGCTCGGTCGACCCGGCGCTCTACGCGCCGACCGGCACGGAGAAGCGCTGGGACCTCTCCTACCTCGGCACCTACAGCGACGATCGCCAGCCCACTCTGGAGCGGCTGCTGATCGAGCCGGCGCGCGCGCTGCCGCACCGCCGGTTCGTGGTGGCGGGGCCGCAATATCCCGACACCATCGACTGGCCGGCGAACGTCGAGCGGATCGATCACCTGCCGCCGTCCGAGCACGCCGACTTCTACTCGGCGTCGCGCTTCACCCTCAACGTGACGCGCGCGGACATGATCGCGGCGGGCTGGTCGCCGTCGGTGCGCCTGTTCGAGGCGGGCGCGTGCGGAACCCCGATCGTGTCGGATCGCTGGGAGGGGATCGAAGACCTGTTCGCACCCGGCCGCGAGATCCTGCTGGCGGATGATGGCGCCGCCGTGATCGCCGCGATCGAAGGGGCGGATGCCGCGGCAATGGGGGAGGCGGCACGCGCCCGCGTGCTGGACGCCCACACCGCTGCGCACCGCGCCGCAGAATTGGAACTGCACCTCACCGAAGCGGCAGCACGACAGGTGCCGCAGTCTGCTTTGGCAGGAGCCGCCTGA
- a CDS encoding UDP-glucuronic acid decarboxylase family protein, translating into MNDIRDKKERNMAQNEAGVALVAGGAGFIGSHLCRALVDQGYEVLCLDNLQTARPSNLRLLEALPNFTFVEADIVNPLPQAVLERADRITRIYNLACAASPPQYQADPEHTMLTNVVGTNHLLRLAEKTGARFLLTSTSEVYGDPEVHPQAEGYRGWVSCTGPRACYDEGKRAAEALTFDYARMNRAEVRVARIFNTYGPQMHPDDGRVVSNLICQALSGRDITVYGDGSQTRSFCYVSDMVDALMRLMESDINPMEPVNLGNPTEFTVNELLEKVLVATGVEGRVTYNPLPQDDPRRRRPDISRAKAVLGWEPTVPLEDGLARTSAWFAEELGVELARPEIQEPLRARA; encoded by the coding sequence ATGAACGACATAAGGGACAAGAAGGAGCGGAACATGGCGCAGAACGAAGCTGGAGTGGCGCTGGTCGCGGGCGGAGCGGGCTTTATCGGCTCGCACCTCTGCCGGGCGCTGGTGGATCAGGGCTATGAGGTGCTGTGCCTCGATAACCTCCAGACGGCGCGTCCGTCCAACCTGCGGCTGCTGGAGGCGCTGCCCAACTTCACCTTCGTGGAGGCGGACATCGTCAACCCGCTGCCCCAGGCGGTGCTGGAGCGGGCCGATCGCATCACGCGCATCTACAATCTCGCCTGCGCAGCCTCGCCGCCGCAGTACCAGGCCGATCCCGAGCACACGATGCTCACCAACGTGGTCGGCACCAACCACCTGCTGCGGCTGGCCGAAAAGACCGGCGCGCGCTTCCTGCTCACCTCCACCAGCGAGGTCTATGGCGATCCGGAAGTCCACCCGCAGGCGGAAGGTTATCGCGGCTGGGTGAGCTGCACCGGCCCGCGCGCCTGCTATGACGAGGGCAAGCGCGCTGCCGAGGCGCTGACCTTCGACTATGCCCGCATGAACCGCGCGGAAGTGCGCGTGGCCCGCATCTTCAACACCTATGGCCCGCAGATGCATCCGGATGACGGCCGCGTCGTCTCCAACCTGATCTGCCAGGCGCTGTCCGGCCGCGACATCACCGTCTATGGCGACGGCAGCCAGACGCGCAGCTTCTGCTACGTCTCCGACATGGTCGATGCGCTGATGCGGCTGATGGAAAGCGACATCAATCCGATGGAGCCGGTCAACCTCGGCAATCCGACCGAGTTCACCGTCAACGAGCTGCTGGAAAAGGTGCTGGTCGCGACCGGTGTCGAGGGCCGGGTGACCTACAACCCGCTGCCGCAGGACGATCCGCGGCGCCGCCGTCCCGACATCAGCCGTGCCAAGGCGGTGCTCGGCTGGGAGCCGACCGTGCCGCTGGAGGATGGGCTCGCCCGCACCAGCGCCTGGTTCGCGGAAGAACTGGGAGTCGAGTTGGCCCGGCCGGAGATCCAGGAGCCGCTGCGCGCCCGCGCCTGA
- a CDS encoding MFS transporter → MLNALGLLRKRRFLPLFVTQFLGAFNDNLFKQAIVLFATYQIFSDAQAEQNFNALATAIGIIPFFVLSALSGQLADTSDKARIIRIVKTAEIGIMIFGAAGVFVAQAGWINLGLAMMLGAVLLLGTHSTFFGPIKYAILPQHLKEDEVLGGTGLVEAGTYLSILLGTVIAGWISVEASAILVIGVAVIGWITGRMVPAAPRLGAELKLNYNPITSSWKLVAATMHIRRLFLAILAISFFWTIASVMIVIFPPLVKNVLTANERVASLTIAIFSVGVAIGSVVINALLRGKVSAKYAPGSVIAMGVAVIALSLEARGWVQAPAGTLYGFYDFITLPRAVGLLLTMLAVAVTGGMFVVPLYAFLTTTVTKDQTARTVAANNIVNAGAMTIGAIVVSAVSAAGVTPEDMLLVVAGMCVLSAWLAWKLHCACD, encoded by the coding sequence ATGCTGAATGCGCTCGGGCTGCTCAGGAAGCGCCGCTTCCTTCCCCTGTTCGTCACGCAGTTTCTGGGTGCCTTCAACGACAACCTGTTCAAGCAGGCGATCGTTCTGTTCGCGACCTACCAGATCTTCTCGGACGCGCAGGCAGAACAGAATTTCAACGCCTTGGCGACGGCGATCGGGATCATCCCCTTCTTCGTCCTCTCGGCGCTGTCCGGCCAGCTCGCGGACACGAGCGACAAGGCACGGATCATCCGCATCGTGAAGACGGCCGAGATCGGAATCATGATCTTCGGCGCGGCGGGCGTGTTCGTGGCGCAGGCCGGGTGGATCAACCTCGGCCTCGCGATGATGCTGGGCGCCGTGCTGCTGCTGGGCACCCACTCGACCTTCTTCGGGCCGATCAAATACGCGATCCTGCCGCAGCATCTGAAAGAGGATGAGGTGCTGGGCGGCACCGGGCTGGTGGAAGCCGGCACCTATCTCTCGATCCTGCTGGGAACGGTGATCGCAGGATGGATCTCCGTCGAGGCTTCGGCGATCCTGGTGATCGGGGTTGCGGTGATCGGCTGGATCACGGGCCGCATGGTGCCCGCGGCCCCCCGGCTGGGTGCCGAACTGAAGCTCAACTACAACCCGATCACCTCCTCGTGGAAGCTGGTCGCGGCGACGATGCACATCCGGCGGCTGTTCCTGGCGATCCTCGCCATCAGCTTCTTCTGGACCATCGCGTCGGTGATGATCGTGATCTTCCCGCCGCTGGTGAAGAACGTGCTCACCGCCAACGAGCGGGTCGCCAGCCTCACCATCGCGATCTTCTCGGTCGGGGTGGCGATCGGTTCGGTGGTCATCAACGCGCTGCTGCGCGGCAAGGTCTCGGCGAAATATGCGCCGGGCTCGGTGATCGCGATGGGCGTCGCCGTGATCGCGCTGTCGCTGGAGGCGCGCGGCTGGGTGCAGGCGCCGGCCGGCACATTGTATGGCTTCTACGACTTTATCACGCTGCCGCGCGCGGTCGGGTTGCTGCTGACGATGCTTGCCGTCGCAGTCACCGGCGGCATGTTCGTGGTGCCGCTCTACGCCTTCCTGACCACCACGGTGACCAAGGACCAGACGGCGCGGACGGTGGCGGCCAACAACATCGTCAACGCAGGCGCGATGACGATCGGCGCGATCGTGGTGAGCGCCGTCAGCGCGGCCGGAGTGACGCCGGAGGACATGCTGCTGGTGGTCGCCGGCATGTGCGTGCTCTCCGCCTGGTTGGCCTGGAAGCTGCACTGCGCATGCGACTGA
- the pgsA gene encoding CDP-diacylglycerol--glycerol-3-phosphate 3-phosphatidyltransferase, with protein sequence MLTLPNILTLSRIFAVPLLVAFLWWPQWHAGYAIAFALYCLMGVTDYFDGYLARSNGTVSKLGVFLDPIADKIMVAAVILMLVGTRHDTALITGIHLIAALVILLREIAVSGLREFLAGLQVSLPVSKLAKWKTTLQLVAFGALILAGAVPDILWVRAVGLACLWGAAVLTLVTGWDYLRVGLRHMDS encoded by the coding sequence GTGCTGACGCTTCCCAATATCCTCACGCTCTCGCGGATCTTCGCGGTGCCCCTTCTGGTCGCGTTCCTCTGGTGGCCGCAATGGCATGCCGGCTACGCGATCGCCTTCGCCCTCTACTGCCTGATGGGCGTCACCGACTATTTCGACGGGTATCTCGCCCGCTCGAACGGCACGGTGTCGAAGCTCGGGGTGTTCCTGGATCCGATCGCCGACAAGATCATGGTCGCTGCCGTGATCCTGATGCTGGTGGGAACGCGGCACGATACCGCCCTCATCACCGGCATCCACCTGATCGCCGCGCTCGTCATCCTGCTGCGCGAGATTGCCGTGTCGGGCCTGCGCGAGTTTCTTGCGGGGCTGCAGGTCTCGCTGCCGGTCTCCAAGCTCGCCAAGTGGAAGACGACGCTGCAGCTCGTCGCGTTCGGGGCGCTGATCCTGGCCGGTGCGGTCCCGGACATCCTGTGGGTCCGCGCGGTCGGGCTCGCCTGCCTCTGGGGGGCTGCCGTCCTGACCCTTGTTACCGGCTGGGACTATCTGCGCGTCGGCCTCCGGCACATGGACAGCTGA
- the moaD gene encoding molybdopterin converting factor subunit 1, with protein MALAMLYFAWVRETIGTGAENVDPPADLTTVEHLIDWLSTRSPAHAEALADRARLRAAVDQRFVPLEASISGAREVAIFPPVTGG; from the coding sequence ATGGCGCTTGCCATGCTCTATTTCGCCTGGGTGCGCGAGACGATCGGGACCGGGGCGGAGAACGTCGATCCTCCCGCGGACCTGACGACGGTCGAGCACCTCATCGACTGGCTCTCGACTCGCAGCCCTGCGCACGCCGAGGCCCTGGCCGATCGCGCGCGGCTGCGTGCTGCGGTCGACCAGCGCTTCGTGCCGCTCGAAGCTTCCATCAGCGGAGCCCGCGAAGTCGCGATCTTCCCCCCGGTGACCGGCGGATGA
- a CDS encoding molybdenum cofactor biosynthesis protein MoaE, translating to MIRALVQSEPIDLAATLAAVEGSGSGAVASFSGFVRADDGVRELALEHYPGMTEAVLHALAEEAVARWQLHAVAVVHRVGPMAPGERIVLVATAAPHRHAALEACAFLIDRLKTDAPFWKRERREEGARWVAARDGDAGAADRWR from the coding sequence ATGATCCGCGCGCTGGTCCAGTCGGAGCCGATCGACCTCGCCGCCACGCTCGCGGCGGTGGAAGGCAGCGGTTCCGGCGCAGTCGCGAGCTTCTCCGGCTTCGTGCGCGCGGATGACGGCGTGCGCGAGCTCGCGCTGGAGCATTACCCGGGCATGACCGAGGCCGTGTTGCACGCCCTCGCCGAGGAGGCGGTCGCGCGCTGGCAGCTGCACGCGGTTGCGGTGGTCCATCGCGTCGGCCCCATGGCTCCCGGCGAGCGGATCGTGCTGGTGGCGACCGCCGCACCCCACCGCCATGCGGCGCTGGAGGCCTGCGCATTCCTGATCGATCGGCTCAAGACCGATGCGCCGTTCTGGAAACGCGAGCGTCGCGAAGAGGGTGCGCGCTGGGTCGCAGCCCGCGATGGCGACGCGGGCGCGGCCGACCGCTGGCGCTAG
- a CDS encoding fasciclin domain-containing protein, with translation MFRLPIVSALAVVAATAAPALAQTTTATPAPQTAPQTTPAAPGTTAAPADAAAAAKPNPAVGGAQMAPTKPIVENLAAAPNLATLVNALKAAGVDAALAGPGPFTVFAPDNDAFGRLAPGTMDTLLKPENKATLAKILNYHVVSGKLDAVTLKKQIESAGGTLTLTTVAGQPLTAGLENGAITLTDANGTKAYVTTYDVDQSNGVFHVVNGVLVPKLG, from the coding sequence ATGTTCCGTCTTCCGATCGTATCCGCTCTGGCCGTCGTTGCCGCTACCGCGGCGCCGGCGCTGGCGCAGACCACGACCGCGACGCCCGCACCCCAGACGGCTCCGCAGACCACGCCGGCCGCGCCCGGCACCACCGCCGCACCCGCCGATGCAGCAGCAGCCGCCAAGCCGAACCCGGCCGTCGGCGGCGCGCAGATGGCGCCCACCAAGCCGATCGTCGAGAACCTGGCTGCAGCGCCGAACCTGGCGACGCTGGTCAACGCGCTCAAGGCCGCCGGCGTCGATGCGGCACTCGCCGGCCCGGGCCCCTTCACCGTGTTCGCGCCCGACAATGATGCGTTCGGCCGGCTTGCACCCGGCACCATGGACACGTTGCTGAAGCCGGAGAACAAGGCGACGCTCGCCAAGATCCTCAACTACCATGTGGTGTCGGGGAAGCTCGATGCCGTGACGCTCAAGAAGCAGATCGAAAGCGCCGGCGGGACGCTGACGCTGACCACGGTCGCGGGCCAGCCGCTCACCGCAGGCCTGGAGAACGGCGCGATCACGCTGACGGATGCGAATGGCACCAAGGCTTACGTGACGACCTATGACGTCGACCAGTCGAACGGCGTCTTCCACGTCGTGAACGGCGTGCTCGTGCCGAAGCTCGGCTGA
- a CDS encoding hydrogen peroxide-inducible genes activator, whose protein sequence is MSTTYLPTLKQLQYLVALRDAGHFGRAAEASFVTQSTLSAGIRELETLIGVTLVERTRRVVRFTPLGEAIVDKARTVIREAEELADMARAAGRPLSGEMRMSVIPTIAPFLLPRILPRLREDYPDLKLFLREEPSQAACEALHHGRSDCVLLALPFACGDVEVAPLFDDPLYLAVPQGDARPGAGPMVADDIDAARLLLLEDGHCLKDHALRACPHPELRGRATMLGTSLHTIVQMVDNGLGHTMLPEMAVDAGILDHTQVVARKIDAPKASREIALVWRRASPRERDFRLLAGVLSTAR, encoded by the coding sequence ATGAGCACCACCTATCTGCCTACCCTGAAGCAGCTCCAGTATCTCGTCGCGCTGCGCGATGCGGGCCATTTCGGACGCGCGGCGGAGGCGTCGTTCGTGACGCAATCGACGCTGTCGGCGGGCATTCGCGAACTCGAAACGCTGATCGGGGTCACGCTGGTCGAGCGGACGCGGCGGGTCGTGCGGTTCACGCCGCTGGGCGAGGCGATCGTCGACAAGGCGCGCACGGTGATCCGCGAGGCGGAGGAGCTCGCCGACATGGCGCGCGCCGCCGGGCGGCCGCTGTCGGGCGAGATGCGGATGAGCGTGATCCCCACCATCGCCCCGTTCCTGCTACCCCGCATCCTGCCGCGGCTGCGTGAGGATTATCCCGACCTAAAGCTGTTCCTGCGCGAAGAGCCGAGCCAGGCGGCGTGCGAAGCGCTGCACCACGGGCGCTCCGACTGCGTGCTGCTCGCCCTCCCCTTTGCCTGTGGCGATGTCGAGGTGGCGCCGCTGTTCGACGACCCGCTCTATCTGGCGGTGCCGCAGGGCGACGCGCGTCCGGGGGCCGGGCCGATGGTGGCGGACGACATCGACGCCGCCCGCCTGCTGCTGCTGGAGGACGGCCACTGCCTGAAGGACCATGCGCTACGCGCCTGCCCGCATCCGGAGTTGCGCGGACGGGCGACGATGCTGGGCACCTCGCTCCACACCATCGTCCAGATGGTCGACAACGGTCTCGGCCACACGATGCTGCCCGAGATGGCGGTGGATGCCGGCATCCTCGATCATACGCAGGTGGTCGCCCGCAAGATCGACGCACCCAAGGCATCGCGCGAGATCGCGCTGGTGTGGCGCCGCGCCTCCCCGCGCGAGCGCGACTTCCGACTGTTGGCGGGGGTGCTCTCCACCGCGCGCTGA
- the epsC gene encoding serine O-acetyltransferase EpsC: MVGRLGAYLDSIKARDPAPRSRAEILLYPGVWALGFHRIAHRLFQARLFFLARAVNHLARFLTVIDIHPGAKIGRNFFIDHGFTVIGETAEIGDNVTIYQNVTLGGTSPDNGIAGKRHPTIGDGVIIGSGAQVLGPIQVGARARVGANAVVTRDVPEGAVMVGIPARPTLVDSTAYQRDFVPYGTPCREMQDPQAQKIETLRCELEALRRRLDAAVAEAEEHRNRA, translated from the coding sequence ATGGTCGGCCGGCTCGGCGCGTATCTGGATTCGATCAAGGCCCGGGACCCGGCGCCGCGCTCGCGTGCCGAGATCCTGCTGTACCCGGGTGTCTGGGCGCTCGGCTTCCATCGCATCGCACACCGCCTGTTCCAGGCGCGGCTGTTCTTCCTCGCCCGCGCGGTGAACCACCTCGCGCGGTTCCTGACGGTGATCGACATCCATCCGGGCGCGAAGATCGGCCGCAATTTCTTCATCGATCATGGTTTCACGGTGATCGGGGAGACGGCGGAGATCGGCGACAACGTCACCATATACCAGAATGTAACGCTCGGCGGGACCAGTCCGGACAACGGCATCGCCGGCAAGCGGCACCCGACCATCGGCGATGGCGTGATCATCGGCTCTGGTGCGCAGGTGCTGGGGCCGATCCAGGTCGGCGCGCGCGCGCGCGTTGGCGCCAACGCCGTCGTCACGCGCGACGTGCCGGAGGGGGCGGTGATGGTCGGCATCCCGGCGCGGCCGACATTGGTCGATTCCACCGCCTATCAGCGCGACTTCGTACCCTACGGCACACCGTGCCGAGAGATGCAGGACCCGCAGGCGCAGAAGATCGAGACCCTGCGCTGCGAACTGGAAGCCTTGCGCCGCCGCCTGGATGCGGCGGTGGCCGAGGCCGAAGAGCATCGCAACCGCGCCTGA
- a CDS encoding DUF2794 domain-containing protein, which translates to MGVVTPFPASAGRPSQTGFERAELARILDLYGRMVAAGHWRDYAIDLGRDAAVFSAFRRSAERPEFRIEKRPALRNRQGMWALVNEVGAVLKRGHELGPVLAPVERRLMKLVED; encoded by the coding sequence ATGGGAGTCGTCACCCCCTTTCCGGCAAGCGCGGGACGTCCGAGCCAGACGGGGTTCGAACGTGCCGAACTGGCGCGTATCCTCGACCTCTACGGCCGAATGGTCGCAGCCGGGCACTGGCGCGACTATGCGATCGATCTGGGGCGCGATGCGGCCGTGTTCTCCGCCTTCCGGCGATCTGCCGAGCGGCCGGAGTTCCGCATCGAGAAGCGCCCGGCGCTCCGCAACCGGCAGGGCATGTGGGCGCTGGTCAACGAAGTCGGCGCGGTGCTGAAGCGCGGGCACGAGCTTGGGCCCGTGCTGGCGCCGGTGGAACGCCGCCTGATGAAGCTGGTCGAGGACTGA
- the phoB gene encoding phosphate regulon transcriptional regulator PhoB, with the protein MAKPSMLLVEDDAALAELLAYHFRREDFDVRHTPDGEEALLLAREGTPDLVLLDWMVEGLSGIEVCRRLRRTPETANVPIIMLTARGEEEDRVRGLETGADDYVTKPFSPRELVARVKAVLRRVRPALAGETLSYADIEMDTVGHKVRRAGELVPLGPTEFRLLKHFLQHPGWVFSRERLLDAVWGRDTEIETRTVDVHIRRLRKAINGEGMPDIIRTVRSAGYALDAGN; encoded by the coding sequence CTCGTCGAGGATGACGCGGCACTGGCGGAGTTGCTCGCCTATCATTTCCGCCGCGAGGACTTCGACGTCCGCCACACGCCGGACGGCGAAGAGGCCCTGCTGCTGGCGCGCGAGGGCACGCCGGACCTGGTGCTGCTCGACTGGATGGTGGAGGGATTGTCGGGAATCGAAGTGTGCCGGCGCCTGCGCCGCACGCCCGAGACGGCGAACGTGCCCATCATCATGCTGACCGCACGGGGCGAGGAAGAGGACCGGGTGCGCGGCCTGGAGACGGGTGCGGACGACTATGTCACCAAGCCCTTCTCGCCCCGCGAGCTGGTCGCGCGCGTGAAGGCCGTGCTCCGTCGCGTGCGCCCCGCCCTTGCCGGCGAGACGCTGAGCTATGCCGACATCGAGATGGACACGGTGGGGCACAAGGTGCGCCGCGCGGGCGAACTCGTCCCGCTGGGCCCGACCGAATTCCGCCTTCTCAAGCACTTCCTGCAGCATCCCGGCTGGGTGTTCTCGCGCGAGCGGCTGCTGGACGCGGTGTGGGGACGGGATACGGAGATCGAGACGCGCACGGTGGACGTCCATATCCGGCGGCTGCGCAAGGCGATCAATGGCGAGGGAATGCCGGACATCATCCGCACCGTCCGGTCGGCAGGCTATGCGCTGGATGCGGGAAACTGA